TTAGATTACATACAAATGACAACCATACAGTCAAACAATACAGTCGATATTTGATACTATGCTAAGAGATCGTAAGCGTGAAACTCGCAAAAGCAAGACaccaatttgattattatatgcaaaaataaatttatttaataaacaaaacattataatattatattatacgatgtgtttctaatatagtaatatcataaaaaaacattgataacaatattcacTGAGAATATAATCAGGCTCtggcacgatttaagatatacaggttgcgTATCGAACTCCCATAATTTGACCGGTGAACTGTCTATCTGAAACAGCTGGTCCCTCTACTACTAGCGCACCGAGTGGACAAGTTTTTAGTTTCTATTccgtaatattttatagctgATAACTTTGGCTAGTGGTTACTGGTTGCTGGTTACTGTTTATGTCTTCTATTAATGAAATACGAGcccacaatacaataataaattaacgggATCCGTACTATTTTATTAGAGAGcacaattttcaaatacaaattacaatattataatttacattctcaataaatttaagaatagtaacaatattttattttataatctaaagtaggtatacaaatacaatacaatataaataggtacataaacataataatggtaaatactgttaataaatgtacaacttaattatacatgatacaataagtatgcaatataaattataaataatattaaatattgtatttaagaatattacataatacctcgttaaaaacaatattgttaagtCGAAACTAGCTTGGACAACTTTTTTTTggttctattttgttttttattgttttgattatcCATGTAAGTAAATTGTCTCATTctcataattatgtaataagaaaatatattagtaagaatatcatttttatgtaaatagcaAGGAAAATATATGGTAGAATAACTTTTAAAGAATTCGTTGTATGTTTCTTCAAATACATCATTTGACCTACAATACTTACCAAAACATAGTTCTAATCTTTTCAAAATGATGAATAAATTATGGTCTGGGTGTGTTAAATATCCCTTACTTTTTGCTTGGACCAAATCAGCTTCAGGGCCAAatgtagaatttaaattttttaatcctTCTATACATTCTTGACATTTAGTTCTAGCAACCAAACGTTtccctatatacctatatgatcatacattatttacataggtaccttaaTTTAGTTAGATatcataattaacattttaaatgggcaaaataattattttaatattgattactaACCCTGCTAAAAAGTATACCACACATTCAAACACTGTTGAGTCTGAGTAGTTATGTTCTAATAGTATGTCGTCTAAATCCCAACAACCATCTTCAATAATTGTGTCCAGTTTttgtcttaaattattaattttttcagttcTTTGGGATATATTTTCTGGATCATTAATCAATGCCTTTAAGTCGGCAACAGAAATCACTGGAATACATTCTGTAAGTAGATATTCACAATTCATGATACAATtgggtattaattatattttatattattttagacctTCTGATNNNNNNNNNNNNNNNNNNNNNNNNNNNNNNNNNNNNNNNNNNNNNNNNNNNNNNNNNNNNNNNNNNNNNNNNNNNNNNNNNNNNNNNNNNNNNNNNNNNNNNNNNNNNNNNNNNNNNNNNNNNNNNNNNNNNNNNNNNNNNNNNNNNNNNNNNNNNNNNNNNNNNNNNNNNNNNNNNNNNNNNNNNNNNNNNNNNNNNNNNNNNNNNNNNNNNNNNNNNNNNNNNNNNNNNNNNNNNNNNNNNNNNNNNNNNNNNNNNNNNNNNNNNNNNNNNNNNNNNNNNNNNNNNNNNNNNNNNNNNNNNNNNNNNNNNNNNNNNNNNNNNNNNNNNNNNNNNNNNNNNNNNNNNNNNNNNNNNNNNNNNNNNNNNNNNNNNNNNNNNNNNNNNNNNNNNNNNNNNNNNNNNNNNNNNNNNNNNNNNNNNNNNNNNNNNNNNNNNNNNNNNNNNNNNNNNNNNNNNNNNNNNNNNNNNNNNNNNNNNNNNNNNNNNNNNNNNNNNNNNNNNNNNNNNNNNNNNNNNNNNNNNNNNNNNNNNNNNNNNNNNNNNNNNNNNNNNNNNNNNNNNNNNNNNNNNNNNNNNNNNNNNNNNNNNNNNNNNNNNNNNNNNNNNNNNNNNNNNNNNNNNNNNNNNNNNNNNNNNNNNNNNNNNNNNNNNNNNNNNNNNNNNNNNNNNNNNNNNNNNNNNNNNNNNNNNNNNNNNNNNNNNNNNNNNNNNNNNNNNNNNNNNNNNNNNNNNNNNNNNNNNNNNNNNNNNNNNNNNNNNNNNNNNNNNNNNNNNNNNNNNNNNNNNNNNNNNNNNNNNNNNNNNNNNNNNNNNNNNNNNNNNNNNNNNNNNNNNNNNNNNNNNNNNNNNNNNNNNNNNNNNNNNNNNNNNNNNNNNNNNNNNNNNNNNNNNNNNNNNNNNNNNNNNNNNNNNNNNNNNNNNNNNNNNNNNNNNNNNNNNNNNNNNNNNNNNNNNNNNNNNNNNNNNNNNNNNNNNNNNNNNNNNNNNNNNNNNNNNNNNNNNNNNNNNNNNNNNNNNNNNNNNNNNNNNNNNNNNNNNNNNNNNNNNNNNNNNNNNNNNNNNNNNNNNNNNNNNNNNNNNNNNNNNNNNNNNNNNNNNNNNNNNNNNNNNNNNNNNNNNNNNNNNNNNNNNNNNNNNNNNNNNNNNNNNNNNNNNNNNNNNNNNNNNNNNNNNNNNNNNNNNNNNNNNNNNNNNNNNNNNNNNNNNNNNNNNNNNNNNNNNNNNNNNNNNNNNNNNNNNNNNNNNNNNNNNNNNNNNNNNNNNNNNNNNNNNNNNNNNNNNNNGCCGAAGCAAACACAGCAATAGGTTGTACCATATTTTCAGCCAAACTTTGCCACATGAACACCAAACCGTGGTTTGCCTTCAAGTTACTATTTTTCCTTACTAATTCTTCATTACCAAAATCTTCCAATCCAATATATGTTAGTGAACGGCTATTTACACTCAAACTCTCCCTCAAAAACATCTCGTCTAGCAATATTATACCCTTTTTTTGATGTTCAGATTTTGTGGAAAATTTCTTTTTCAATAGCTTAAATCAATTGGGATCAAACCCACAACCAATTTTTATGGCTAGTAAATGTTTACGAATTGTGCTGACACATGGcaatggtaaaatattttgatcttttaaaaatttatatccaGTGGGTGATCTAAATCAATAAGTAAATAAGACTaaacgtaatatttttcattacctagttataaaagttgtacCTGATTTGGAATAATAGACACAGTAACATCCAGTTTTCGCTATAACGTCGATTCTTTGAGTTCTTTAATTTAGCTGCTTTAAATATCT
This genomic window from Acyrthosiphon pisum isolate AL4f unplaced genomic scaffold, pea_aphid_22Mar2018_4r6ur Scaffold_1800;HRSCAF=2302, whole genome shotgun sequence contains:
- the LOC107885562 gene encoding uncharacterized protein LOC107885562, with translation MFLRESLSVNSRSLTYIGLEDFGNEELVRKNSNLKANHGLVFMWQKCIPVISVADLKALINDPENISQRTEKINNLRQKLDTIIEDGCWDLDDILLEHNYSDSTVFECVVYFLAGYIGKRLVARTKCQECIEGLKNLNSTFGPEADLVQAKSKGYLTHPDHNLFIILKRLELCFGKYCRSNDVFEETYNEFFKSYSTIYFPCYLHKNDILTNIFSYYIIMRMRQFTYMDNQNNKKQNRTKKKLSKLVST